AAACTTGTCAAGACTGGGGAAAATAATTGGTCTCTTCCTGAACTGGTGCATGCTGTTGTCCTGTTGGCACATTATCATGCCTTGGCAAGTTTTGTATTTGGTAGTGGCATTAATCCAGAGAGAGATCCGGATACATCTAATGGAGTCAGACTTATAGCAGTCAACAACTTCTGTGTCTGTGATCTTGCCAATGACAACAACATAGAAAATGCATCCCTCACAAGTAGCAACTTTGGGGTTAGTGTTGCaagaagattcttttttttgcttgcctCTGTTTTGCATTAGAAagctttcttccattctttcctGTTTAAATTTCAGGGTAGTTTGAAAGTTTTTGTCTATTTTCTGGAATGCTTGGGTCTGGTTACTCTGACATTAGCTTTAGCAGTTGCTGTGTAATCCTTTTCAAAACCACACTGAAACAGAGCATGATAGTTAAAGTAATGTGATTTTAATAGCTAATCTCACAACCCATTGAGCAAGACTAAAACTATGCTTCCAGTTGGAAACTTAAAGTGCCAGTGTCTGCAGTTGGCATATCACTGGTGTGAACGTGGTGTTATCCCTGTTCCAACCTTGTggattgaaaaaagaaatgggaaaaaagcagcagaggtcACATTATTCATTTTGAGTCTGAGGTCTACGACCATAAAACAGGTCAATGTTGAAACACTTCCATGTGGCTGAGAGGAAATGTCTGAAATAAATGGCATGGTTCTTCATGCAGGTGTTCTGGTCTCATGTGAACCAACAGAGGGCTTTGATTACTAATTGCTTAACATAAATGCAAATCGCCTTTAAAGAAAAGCCTCAAGAAGAAAAGGTGGTAAAGAAAGACCAAGCTGTTCACCTTGTGAAAAATCAGAATGGTGAATGCAGGTCACCAAGAGAGAACTGTTAAAGAGAACAGTTTTCCACataagaacaagaagaaaaggtcCACATAGTAGTTGTTTTGAGCACACAGAATgaatagaaatgaaaggaaaaaaaaaggaagatactgcttttctgtctcagtTTGTGTTCCTGTATTGAGCTGTATCTCCTGGTAGAGTAAAAGTACCATCAAGGTGCTTTTGTTTCCATATGCATGTAGGGCATACAGGTATCTTTTCCTGAGCAGTCCTTATGggggaaaatgcattttaagcaACCATGTTTTCCATGTTCAAACACTGCCTCATCCACTGTTAATCGTGCTGCAGTAGTGTGCTTTGATAGAGGAGAGCAACACTTACCtctctccttcttcctcttttctgaaagctgtttgtcTACACTCTGTGTGTCACAAGGAATTCTGGCTTAAGCTTTCATATTTGCtgctctcttttatttttgagaatgTTTGTTGTTGAGCATGAGCTGTGAAGATGGCACAAGCTGTCTTTCTTCTGATCTTACAGAGCATCTTATTGTGTTTGCAGATTGCAGATTCTCTAAGTGAGCTGGAGGCCTTGATGGAGAGGATGAAGAGGCTGCAAGAAGATAAAGAGGATGAAGAAGCCTCTCAGGAAGAAATGGACACTCgctttgagaaggaaaagaaggagagTCTGCTGGTAATTAGCGGAGGTATTTATGCTTTTTCAGTTCAagttggacttttttttttgtgctttgcaCTAAACAAAGAGTACAGATCAGTGCCTACAGCTCTTTCTGATCATTTCTTTATGCTGGATCATGGCTTAGAAAGAGTGTGGTGATGATCACCTGGTACATCTCTTTAGCGTTTCCTTTTTGGCAAATAGCAGCATCAATTTTGCTTCTTGAAATTTagatttcaaaaacaaaacaaaaaacccataaaggaaacaaaaacaaacaaaaaatcccataGGTTTCTATAGGAATTTGAGTGtaaattcctctttctttatACGCTCTGTGTTCTCAGATTTATTCGTTCATACCTCCTCTCCAACTTGCTGTTTTTAGTGATCatgcttctgtgcttttctgttacCAGAACAATGTCAGAGATTGTTTAACATTCAGTTCATGCTTAAGTATAGCTCAAAATTCTGAGCTAAAAGCTTATTTTCCAGTATTCTTCAGATTCTTTGGGGGCTTCCATTTCTAAGAAATGGTGCGATAGAGTGTTTTGTACAGACACCAAAGACTTTTCTTCCCAAGAAAgcattttaagaaagaagattGTTAAGACAGACAGAATCTTCAGGCATCTCCTTATATTAGAGACTACCTGAATATCACAGCTATTATCTTGTTGAGGAGCAACTCATAAAATGCCATAGACTGCATGGGCACTGTTTGTGAATTCAAAGAGAATCTGGTAAGAAAGTCAGGAATGTGCACTTCTTGTATAGAATACAGTCCAGAACAAACACATCTGAGGTACTTCAGGTATTGTGCACCAATCCCAAAAGGGAGGAAGAGTTCCATGAGTCAGCACAGATGGTTGTGTGGGTTTCTAAGGATATCTGAAATGAATGAACTGGGACccactgctgtttcattttcagactgGGACTTCTGGAAGTCTCTGCCACTCTTGATTTCAAGCACGAGGTGTTGTTTGGACTaggagggcttttttttttgctggtgtTGCTGATAGTCTTGTTGACTTTCCTTTGCTGGGTTTGAGGTGAGGAGTTTGCATGCATCGTGCCTTGTACCCTTCTAGGGAATCCAGCCATTGCAGGGTagaggggtgtgtgtgtgcaggtgtTTTATTCTTCGTGAGGATTCACTTTAGCAGATGCTGCGCAATCTTCTTCCTACACAGTTATGTTTTGATTGTTTAATGAGGCAGAGAGGAGATAAAGCACTTCTGCAATCCTTAGGCTAACCGACTTTTTAGTGGACATATGGCAACCGTTCTGTCAATGCATGTGGAAGCAGGCCAGGATTTTAACATTAGGGTCAAATGCAGTCAGCTATGCAGTAGTCAACTTCTGCAGATGTGGTTACACAACCAGGCCACCTGTTTATTAGGGAGGGAAAGATTGATTCCTGATAGAGAACCTACGCTTGCTTAGTGACACATTTTGGAGCTCTTTGGAGATGCCTGGTTACTGGGGCTTCTGGCAGAATTTCAGCCTGTGCTGTAGAGCTCTTCACTTTCGTGTAATCTGTTGATATTTACAAGTGCAATATCACATTGCTTTCTTGTTGTTCTTATTTTGGGTTGttacagagcagagctggtgtAGTTCCAGACACCATAACTGCTCAGCATAACAATCCTGTTGTAAACAGGATTATTTCTCTGTCTCTTATTCTAACGTAATGACTTTACTAACAGGATCTTGTCTAAAATACCTAGCCTGTCTCATAAGTGAACTGAAAGAGGAGGACCTCTCCAGAAGTTTAGCCTATCTCTTCCCATCTTGGAGAAGTAATCCTGGTGTCCAGTGCAGGCTGACATGTAGACTGCAGGAGAAGGGTGGATTCCATACAAGCAGATGGAGATGGACTTTTTTCCTTCCGTCATACCTCTCTTTACCTTTCTTAATTGCCCTCTAGTGCTACAGTAGAGTGGTAACTTGAAGTCAGAGCTAACTCCTGTTCTTGCCTAAAGCAAGGtattttgctatatttttttcacagcattTGATGATGAAATAGTTTCTACAGATGTCTCCCGCTACGTTGAAGATCCTGGGTTTGGGTACAAAGACTTTGCACGGCGAGGAGAAGACCATCTGCCAACATTCAGAGCTCAGGTAGCATCTCTTTAAAGTACATTCACTCAAAGAATATATCCAGGTGACATTGCTGGACAAGGTGAAGTAGTGGGACGCATTTGTTACATGTGCTTTTTCTTGTTATGATCCATTAAATAACTTGGAATCTTCTATAAATTTACCAGCAATAAGTGCTTTACAATTCATAAGTCTCAAAcaagagatttcattttcagttataTTCCAAGTATTAGCAGAATTAATACTTGAAAACTGCAAAGCATATCACTGACTCTGGAATAAAGcaaaaggtaaaaaagaaagaatcctTTTCTGTCCCTCCAAATGTGAAGAAGACCCTACTGGAAGAATACTTCATTCCTGCCATTTGCATCAAGTGCTCTCTGCCTTGAGTTATCAATAGATGAATCTGTCTGTGAGAGTGATTGGTGAATCCTTCCTGGAGATTTGAatgtctgaaaagaaaaagagttctTAAATATGATTGCTGTAACACTGAGCTTTCTGACTCTTtctgaatatataaatattcagTGCTGTTGAAAGAACTGTCTTTTGTCTGTACCTCGTCTTACATATGGTATCTTTGTCCACGACCAGACTCATAAGCCTTCCCATGATATATGATACAGCAGAGACCTTCTAGATGGTGCTGTTCCAGGTTATAGAGTAGATTCATGAGCAGTCTGGTGATAAATTGTAAGGAATGGAAGAAATCTTAAACCAAAACAGAGAACTTCAAGTAAAGCACACAGTAGGTGCAGGATAACTCCATGGTCAGAAGATGTATCcaagacttaaaaataaagaatctgTGATCACTTTCAGGAAATGTATTTAGCTATATAGCAGCCATTGCTGGTCTGGATAATTTACTCTGCGGTCTTCATATGAGCCTGAAGTAGGTAGATACTGCCAAAAAGAATAAGGCAGTCAGAACCTGTAAATCAAACATACTGCTTAAATACTTTAGGAACAGCAGGCTCCCATGGAAAAAAACTCAACCAGAGTTGAAATTGGAACTAAAATGTCTCTGCTCTTAAATAAGCAGGACAGCTCTGGCCTATATTCAACGGAGTCACCTTAGTAATTTAACTTTATTAGTATGTCCTACTCTAAAGCAGTTCAGTGTGTATACCCACATCCAAATGCTCTGCTATTAATGCTGCTTAAATTGAAGCAGCATCACAAAACTCTGCAATAAATCTGAACCTCATTCTGTTGAAACAAGCCTGTCATTTCTGTCTGTGCATTTAAATTCAGTGATAGAAATAGGTGCTTCTCACACAGCAGAATGTCTTTAAacttctttgtttatccttttgcacGATTGCTGTAAATCAGCTGTTGTCAGTAAGCGCTGCTTTACCCCATCCTGGCGTTTCTGTCTTTGAAGTGTTTATGATGTCCCTTGGGTGTACTTGACACCTCTGCAGGGCCAGGTAGATAAGGCATAGCTCCCAAACTTTGTGGTTCTTTGGACTGGCACCTGGAAGTCAAGTGGGACCTGGAGCATTTCAGATGTCACTGAGTTCCAGTTTTAAGCAGCTGAATGTTATCCTTCTTGATACTTCCCTTAGTCCTGACCAGGGGCTCAGTCTGGTAGATGAGTTCTAAAGCATGTAAATAGAGCCCTTGCCCCACAGTACTTCTGGAAAACAGCCAGGCACAGATAAGTACGTGGCAATGATGCCCTCAGCTGTAGAGAGTCTGTGATGAAGTCattctcctctgctgctgatgcCATGCCATCACCATGCAAAGATCTCCTATTCCTCATGCAAACAGCCATGCTTTTGCTCTTGCAATCCAGCTGCTTGGCCAAGACCTGgattttattcctttgtttGAGGACTTTTCAGCACTTTACCCAGTGATTGTACATCCTGGATTGAAATGCATACTCCAGTTTCTTGGAGTTAAGCACCAAAGCCtccaagagaaataaatgtttaagtTTTGCAAGTCTGTCTTGCTCAGAATGACACCggtgaaagcagcagagcaggcagtgaaAAACTGCCTCTGCACTTCAGAACAAGCTTGGGGTTTTTTCTCACATAGGATGGTGAGAGCCAACCAAAGGTGGGCTCTTGTGATGTGATAGTAGTGAACAAGGAGACCTGGCAGGATGAAGCAGACGACAGCAATGAAAGATTCAAAATGCAATTCTTTGGAGGAGAACAAAGCTCCTCACAGACAGCAAAAAGTATTGAGCTGCAGAAAGAATCACACAGGAACTTCACTTACtttgtatatttatttgtttcctttttctcctgcaggATTATACTTGGGAAAATCATGGCTTTTCCCTTGTAAACAGGCTTTATTCTGATATTGGGCATCTCCTTGATGAAAAGTTCCGGATGGTGTATAACCTCACCTATAACACTATGGCAACACATGAAGATGTTGATACAACTACTTTAAGAAGAGCTTTATTTAACTATGTCCACTGTATGTATGGAATCAGGTATGGGAGAAAACCCCTGGCTAAGGAGTACATTCAAAACAGTGTCAGCACCAAATGAAAACTGAACTGTGTGAAAAGCATTACCTGAGACTCTGGGTGTAGAGGTGGAGGTAGTACCTCAGTCTGGAAGTTGGGTGGTTTGTCTGCTGTGTCAGTAAACCTTTTACTTCCAGTGAATTATAATTATGAGTGATATTAATGATTATGAATCGGGTTGGAAGTTGTTACAGCAGCATCCTCTCTGAAACCAACCTCTATTCTCTGCTCAAAAAAGACAGCATCCCAGTAGCGAGCATTTCCTATGTTAGCAGAGTGCATTGTAGCATATATAACAAGTACTTGCATTCCTAAGCATAAGAACTTAATGCTGCAAAAGATCAGAAGTTACTGCTGCAAATGACCGTGCTTTTAAGAATGTGTGTCCAACAGAATTCCTGCCTTTGTTACGTAGGTATGATGACTATGATTATGGAGAAGTTAATCAGCTACTTGAACGCAGCCTGAAGGTTTACATAAAGACAGTGACCTGCTACCCGGAGAGAACTACCAAGCGCATGTACGATAGTTACTGGCGTCAGTTCAAGCACTCGGAGAAGGTACATATTGCACGGCCAGACTGGCTGCACAGAGGCCCACATGTTgttcataaatgaaaatatggTGACTTCCTGCCTATGGCAGcaggttggaactaggtgatcttcaaGTTcacttccagcccaaaccattctatcgCTCTACGACTCCTAAAAATGGCTGTATTTCCCAAACTAACTGTTTTTAAGaagtagaaaacaaatgagattaATTCATTGAATGTTAAATATCAGTCTTAGAAAAACACTTGCTAGTGTGCCAGAAGtcttgattatttatttatattttttactttgagTGACTTCTGCATAAAATCGAACTGACATCTGTAATAGAAAAGTGGATAAACTTGGGAATGCAGATGCAGTCAACCGTGCCAATGCTTTGGATCTGTGGATCAGAAAAGAGCTTATTCCACATAAATATAATCTTCGCAGTGCTTTTCGTCAATAAAATTGTCAACATGTCTTCAGATATCTAAGTTAAATACTTCCTGACAGGTTCAGTGCTTGCGTGCCTGCCTGTCCAGTGTATGAATTGTTCCTTATTCTGTGCTCCTCTATAGCGTTCGTAAGTGGTAGTAAACCAAAGAAAGTATGATTCACGAGTAGCTATGCCATGAGGATATAGAAGTGGTTTCATTGGGACTTTTCAGATTGAAGGTTCCTTAAAGCAGGTGAAGTTAGTTCCTAGGACGTCGTCCCAAAAGGAGCTGGGGTCTTGCAGAAGGTACAGGGAGAAAGGATCTCATTTCTTGATGTGATACTTTACTAAAGGTTCCAGATGCGATCATAAATAAATGATACCGCATTCAGGGGTGAACTAAACGTCTGGTTTAATTTCTAACAGGTTCACGTCAATCTACTTCTAATGGAAGCTCGTATGCAAGCAGAACTTCTGTACGCCCTCCGTGCCATAACTCGTCACTTAACCTGAAGCATTCACTGGGAGGGAGTAAAGGAATTTTTACTGAGTATGTAAAGACCTTTTGAAATAGATACACACCAGAAGCTTGTTTGTGATGTAGCATCAGGTTATTCGATTCTATAGTGTCAAAGTTTAGCCGTGTTTCTTGACGGCTGTAATGTGCAATGacgtgttttattttcttgatgctTAACATTACTAATGATAACAGAAGTAACACTGAGGAGCACTACTCTGCATTGTTTCCGGTTGGATTTCTGCACGGTGGTCAGAATCCTAAAACTCTCTTTATGATATTCAATTCTAGCGCTTTGTTCTTTAAGCAAGGGAGTGAAGTGCTTAGAGACTTCTTTTCCAAGCAATCATTTTACAGATTAGTGGAGTCCAGCAGAAGATCGATTCTGCCTGTTCTGAGAGCGCACCACCAGCTCATAACTCTGACAGAGATGCACGTGCTGTGTTGCATTGAATTGCCCACTGGATTCTTCTGTGTCTCCTGGAGACTGCCTGCCAGTCACTGTCTTACTACAGCAATTGAAGGTGATGTGAAATGTGGATGCAAACCTTGACCGCGCTTTAATGTGAAATTAATCATGACAAATTCTACAGCATGCTACTGAAGTGCAAAAGTCATCTGCTTTATCGTGTCTCTTCCCCAGAGGAGAGCCTTCGCAATATGCCATTTCAGCTACACTTATTGTGTTTGAATCATGCCTGGTCTTGTTTTACTGACAGCCACCCTCAGTTGTCTTTACAATGTCCATGCTCATCACACGTTGCAGTTTGTTGAGTTGGCACCTATAAAGCTGATACACAGGCTGACCAAAAATAGGGTTGTGGGGTTCTTGCACTCTCTTCTTTCTCAATGTTTTAAGTAAGGAAAGTAAAGGAAGGTTAGCGTATCTGTTCTGTCGTATTGGATGTATAGGAATTTATTTCCCATAACTTCTTCATAGCATGAAATTTTAATATTCAAAGCTTAAAAAGTTTCTATGCATTAGTGTGggtgaacaaaagaaaagtgcaatattaaaaaaagcaagcttTTTTCCCTATCATGTCACTGCTAAAGTGTCCTTCTTCTATAGCCATAAAGAAATTGTAAAACCAAATTTCTTTATTGTCTAAGGCCTAGCagttttgttttagcttttgTGGCTTAAGACAACCTGATACTGAGATGCCAAAGCATccccaaaacaaagcattcttTGACAACTGGTAATattggggaagggaagaaataagCTGCCAAAAATGTCacagttttgtgctgttttctgttgcttttgaatAGTTTTAAGAGCACAAAATGCTGATATTTatagctttattttctattgcaTTTAATGAACCAGTGAAGTGCCTAAAGAGATGCTTAAGCTTACCCAGTGGGATGTAAGTTGTCACTGCATAAACTTTTGTCTCTCGGTTTGGACTTTCCATAGTGCTTTGAGGAGAGTGACCTTTCTTTCCGTTGCATACACGCTGATCTAACTGGATAGGTTTACTTTGAATATTCCATGGTATTTTAGGAGATCACACAGGATTTCTATCTGTTGTTAAAGAATAGTTGTTGAAAAATGCCGTTATTACCAGTGCAGTCATACTTTCCATTGAGAAAATCATGGACCAGTCTGCATCTGAAGCCGGTTTGCTTCCCTTTTCCCGAGGCTGTGCCGTGACTTCACATGTCGGTTTATCCTCTCTGTCCATCTGCTCCAGGTGGGAAGGCTGAATGATTGTACACTTGGCTGCTCTTTCCAGCTGCAGGCCCTGCATGCGGAAAGCTTTTGAGGAAGAAATcagacatttttcttgtttttttctggaatgTAACGTTGGCTATTTAGACAACTAGCTGATAGACAGCATTGGAGTCTCTTCTAGAGACAACACTGGATGAAACATCcgatgtgtttatttttgtagccGACTGCAGAGATTCCTCAGAAGCGTTAGGACGTGAGGATGTATGAACTTAGATTAACTTTCTTATTCCTTCCTACCGTAACGGTAGTGCCACACCGAATGGCTTTTGTGCATTAGGGCAGGTCTTCTGAGAGGCCTTGTCATGCaatacttctgctttctttttcttttcaagtgatGACAACTGTACAGTATACTGCTTTAAATTCCTTTGCTTTGAAAAGTCAAGTATTTCTCAAGAAGCACAGCCGAGCTCTGGAAAGGAGGTGAAACTACATTAGGGTAAGGACTATGACCACTTAGTTTCCCTTCAGAAATGCGAAGGCCCTTAGCATAGGTTGGGTTTTGTGTTTGGAAACGTGAgtgcctttccttctttccttatGAGATCTACTTGCCGACTCAGATGCCTTCTGAGCAAAGTACACAAGCAGATTTGAGATGTAGAAACCGTAAATGGATCGCTCCATAAAATCAGTAGTAAATCAGTAATCTTTTCTTTAAGTGCCATATCAAGTCACATATGGCCTGCGAGACATTCCACGGTAGGAAATGTCAAGTCGTTtgctattcctttttttttttctcttaatattaaaagcaaacttgaaacttctgaaaatgttttccatgtgGCATTTCTTTCCAGTATTGCATTTACAGCGTAACAGTTTATAGCTTAGTTTTTATACTCAGATTTATGATTTTTAATAGACGTTTGTTCAGAATAGATCTTTAAAGTCATACAGTTCTACCATATGCTTCGTGCATGCTTTGGGCTCACACTGTGCCAAAGTTTCACGTGCAAGTGTTCTTGGATTTTGAAAGCGCTCATGAATGTGAATCTTCCCGCTTTGATCATTAATGTTATTCTGAAGAGGACAGTAATTGTTGGAAGTGCAGATACTCTCCATCTGCCTTCCTTTCTTGGAACTGATATTTACCAGCATTAATGTCAGTGCACAGAATCCCAGCTGTGACCAACAGAAAGTGTTCAGTCTCCTGTCCGTGAAGAGAAAGCTCGTTAGGTACAAATTAACCAGCTAGGGAATGTAAGTAGGGAATACAGCTTTTGAGCTGGGACAGCTTCTTTTCATTGCAGAATCGCTGTAAAATGTGTGCTCTGATTGATAAGAGTACATTATCACTGAAattgatcctttttttttcttggtaatgaagaaaagtggaaaagatACTAATTGGAGGAAACATTTGCATTACCCAGAACACCCTGCCCGCAGCTGGACATCACAAGAGTGTCATCATGCTGGGACAGAGACCGTTTTAAACGGAGGTGGAGTTTGGGAGATAGCCATTGAAAGCAGCGTTGAGGTAGCCCGTGGAAATGTTAGTAAGCTGtagatggatttatttttagtggTTCAAAAATCCTAAAGCcttcatgaaaatgaagaggaTGTACTTTCAGCTTTAAGAACTAGCAGATTGCCACATCAGCTCTTCCCATGTATTAACAAAGTCCTTAAAGCGCAGGAAAATCCGTGATTATAAACAACTGTGAATGTAGGTCTCGGTACAAATTTAGAACAGATTAGGGTAGCACAGAAAAGAACACATTTTGCTTCTCTCTTACTTGAGTGCAGAAGGTCGCAACAGCAGATTCTTCAGTAGCAGTTCTGTTCATAGCAAGGCTGGGAGATGCTTTCATGGGATTGGGGAAGAGCAGCCAGAATTGCAGTGGGAATTTAAGTACTCAGCGCTCAGCAAAATTCGACAAGGTTGGATTTTTAAAGATACTTCATCACCTACATTCGATAGAATACAAGCAGTTTCCATAGAGATTATGAAGCAGATCCATGTGATTTGCAGCAGTTGTTAACAAAATGGCTTTTTGGGGAGGCTTAAAATAGAGAAATCTTTCCAAAAGAAGTTAAACTGTAAGCTGCTGCTCTTGCAAAACAGGTTTTTGTTTCTCATGCATGTGTGTTTTCCATGGACATCAACGTGCATTTCAGGCTCATATTCCAGAGTTAGGGCTCCCTTTTTGAAGAGCTGGATTATTTCACCTCTGCTTGCAGAAAAGATCAGCTGCCTTTAGCAAATGGGTGGCTTGTGCCAAGAGTTTTGGACAGGTGAATATATTCCAGATCTTATTAAGTTGAACAGATTCTCTTTCAGATGCTTTCTTTAGGCGTTCAGGTCCTTCTGCCCTAAATAAGGGATGACGTTGCACAAAATGGAGGTGGGGTTGGGTTCATAGTAAAGGAACTTTCCCAGTACTGATCTGAATTGACCTGTTAGAATTGGTTTGCCATTAAGTCTCAGTCCAAGAGCTGGACAGAAATGTCAGTTTTCCCCATCTGAGCTTTCGATTTATTCTTCCTA
The sequence above is a segment of the Excalfactoria chinensis isolate bCotChi1 chromosome 1, bCotChi1.hap2, whole genome shotgun sequence genome. Coding sequences within it:
- the SESN3 gene encoding sestrin-3, coding for MNRIGAGSIGGGGAASAAGQYRVCGNCRKVPRQEKRVQVSPPLTRGPSAFIPENEVMQANGLDERTNLLVEEYSTSGRLDNITQVMSIHTQYLESFLRSQFYMLRMDGPLPLPYRHYIAIMAAARHQCSYLINMHVDEFLKTGGIAEWLNGLEYIPQRLKNLNEINKLLAHRPWLITKEHIQKLVKTGENNWSLPELVHAVVLLAHYHALASFVFGSGINPERDPDTSNGVRLIAVNNFCVCDLANDNNIENASLTSSNFGIADSLSELEALMERMKRLQEDKEDEEASQEEMDTRFEKEKKESLLVISGAFDDEIVSTDVSRYVEDPGFGYKDFARRGEDHLPTFRAQDYTWENHGFSLVNRLYSDIGHLLDEKFRMVYNLTYNTMATHEDVDTTTLRRALFNYVHCMYGIRYDDYDYGEVNQLLERSLKVYIKTVTCYPERTTKRMYDSYWRQFKHSEKVHVNLLLMEARMQAELLYALRAITRHLT